The DNA region GTCCCACCGGCAGGACGACGAAGGTTGCGACTGCGACGTCCATGCCGGCCTACCCGAGCCCGCTCCGCTGAAGCATGGCGGCATGATACGTCGTCGCAATGCGTCCCTCACGACGCCGTCAGCCTTCTCTCTTCACTCTTCAGCCGTCAGCCGCCGGTCGTCAGAACCGGAAACGCAGTCCCAGCCTGATCACCCGACCCGCCGAGAAGCCTTCGGCATTGCCCACGGTGTCGGCGCCGAGCACCGCCGTCGTTCCGTTGTCCTCGAGGCCGTTCAGCAGGTAGTCGGTCAGGTCCACGAACCCGCCCGTCCCGAGGCCCGGCACGAAGAACTGCGGGTGGTTGAAGGCGTTGTCCAGCATCGCCGTGAACTCGACCTGCATGCCCGACGACCGGAACACGTCCTTGTAGAGCGCGAAGTTCGCGATCCAGGTGCCCGGGCCGCGCAGGCTGCCCTTCTTCGCGTTGCCGAGTGAGCCCGGTGCGGGGAGGCGATAGGCGGTCACGTCGAAGAACCGCTCGCGGCTGCCCCCGACGTTCGGGTTGCCGACGACGTCCGGGCGCCACGACTCGCCGAACTGGCCGACGCCGTCGAGGCCCACGCCGGTGTTTGCCGGATAGATCGGGTCGGTCCCCCAGACGAAGAACGGGGTGAGGTTCGGGCCCGAGCGCGCCTGCATGATCGACGACACCGTCCAGCCGCCCACCACCGCGTCCAGCCACGCGGGCATCGACGATCCGAACCGCCGCTCGTGCCCCACCGGGATGTCCCACGTGCTGTTGAGCACGAAGCGGTGGCGGACCACGTTCGGGTCGGGCCCGCGGTCCTTCTCGATGTCGTACGGGTCGTACTGGATGACGCCGATGGTGCTGTTGCCGCTGTCGGGCGCGTTGCTGTCGGACCCGGCCAGGGTGTAGGCGGCATTGAGCGCGAAGCCACGGCGCCAGCGCCGGTTCACCTCGACCTGCAGCGCGTTGAACTGGCCCTCGCCGGCATTGGTGGTCATGTTGAGGAACGTGCCGTAGAGCGGATAGGGCAGCCGGGCCTGCGCGACGGGGTCCTCGTAGATGTCGCCGAGGGGCACCGGACTGGCCTGCACGCTGTTGGCCTCACGCGTCACCAGGAGCTTGCGCATGGTCGATCCGAGATAGCTCACGCGCAGGCCGAGATCGCCGGGCAGCTCGCGCTCGAGGGTCAGGTTGTACTGGTAGATGTCCGGGCTCTCCAGGTTGATGTCCAGGCCCTGGTTGCCGAACCCCTGCGACGTGCTGACGGTGCCGGTGGTGAAGCCGTGCTGCAGCGTGGCGCGGTTGCGGGTGATCGAGTAGCGGAACGGGTTGCGCGACATGATGTCGCGCGCGCCCTGCGCTGCGCCGGTCGGGTAGAAGATGCCGAAGCCGCCGCGGACCACCGTCCTGGCATCACGGCCGATGCGGTAGGCGAAGCCGACCCGTGGGCTGACGTTGTTGCGATCCGTGTTGACCAGGCCGGAGCCGACGCCCACCGAGTCGGCCAGGAGCGTGCGCCCGAGCGCCTGAGCGCCGGGCGGCAGCAGCGCTGCGACCGCGGCGTTCGGCACCACGTGGTGCCCGCCGTCGTCGAGCACGAAGTTGGCGAAGATGTCGTTGCGGTCGACGAACACGCCGACCACCTCGTAGCGCAGCCCGAGGAAGAGCGTGAGCTGCGGGGTCAGCTTCCAGTCGTCCTGCACGAACAGCGCCCAGTCGTTCGAGACGGTGTCCATCGGCTTGTCGCCGCGCGTGTTGCGCTGCTCGCGGACCGTGTTGGGGAGCCCGAGCAGGAAGTCGGCGAACGCGTTGCCGGTCGCCCATCCCGAGAAGTTGTACTGGCCCTTCGACTCGTTGGCGCCCGTGGAATAGCCGTCGGTGGCGAAGTTGCGCGCGTAGTTGCCGCCGAACCGGAGGGAGTGCCGTCCGGTGAGCCACGTGGTCGCGTTGCTGATCGAGAAGGCGGCCTGCTCGACGTCGCGGAACGTGTTCTGTCGCTGGTCCCGGATGTCGGAGGGCCGGTTGGCGCCAGCGAAGATGAACTGCGGGAAGCCGGGGACGGCCTGCGCCAGCGTCGGCACCTCGATGCCGAGCGACGCGCCGACCTCGCCCGCGACGTAGCGGCTGCGCCGGTTGCGGATGTCGCCGCTGTAGCCGGTGCGGAACTCGTTGACGATGCTGCTCGAGAACGTGCGGGTCCAACCGGTGGCCACGGTGATCGCCCGGGACTGCCTGTCCAGGGTGCCGAGGTTGGTCAGGCCGCCGCCGCCGTTGCCGCCGGTGCTCTCGAACGTGAAGGCGTCGGGGTCGCGCCGCTGCCAGCTGAAACGACCAAAGAGCGAGTCGTTGCTGGTGAGCTCGTGGTCGAGCCGGAAATCCGCGCGATCGCGCGTCCGTTCGAGGGGCACGATCTGCCTGTAGGTGCCATAGCCGTTGCCCAGGGTCGACTGGTTGGGCGCCGGGTAGAACGTGCGCATGATCTGCAGCGCCGCTGGATCGAGGCGGTCGGCCGGGATGCGGTTGCCCAGGAACGGCAGCCCGGTCTGCGGGTCGCGGATGACGAAGCTGGTGCCGGAGAAGTCGCCGCCGCGCATCGCGTCGGTCGGCACGATGGCCTGCGCGCCGCCGCCCAGCGCCTTCAGGCGCCCACCCTCGTAGTTGCCGAAGAAGAACGTGCGGTTGCCGATGATCGGCCCGCCCAGGCTCGCGCCGAAGCGGTGATCGTGCGTGTCGGCGTTCGGGTTGTCGCGCGAGACGCCGTTGAGCGCCTGCGCGTAAGTCCGCGCGTTGAGTTCGTTGCTGTTGAAGTCGTAGAACGAGGTGCCGTGGAACTGGTTCGAGCCCCGCTTGGTGGACACCACCACGCCGGCCAGGCCGCCGAACTCGGCGCTGTACGAGTTGGACAGGACCTGCACCTCGGCCACCGCGTCGAGCCCGGGCGCAGCGTTGGACAGCTCACCGAAGATGCCCGCCGACGAGGGTTGCCCGTCCTGCACGTACGAGGCGCCGTAGGTCCGCCCCCCCAGGAACTGGATCGCGTCGAACCCGCCCACGACGTTGGGGTTCAAGGTGAGGAAGTCCTGGATGTCACGGCTGTTGCGCGGCAGGTCGCGCAGTTGCTGCGCGTCGAGGCCGCGCGCGATCGACGGGCTCTCGACGGTGATGTTCTGCCCCTCGGCCACGACCGTGACGACGTCCTGCAGGTCGCCGACCTCCAGTTGCATGTCGGCGCGCGCCACTGACGCGGCACGCAGCACGATGCCGGTGCGCCTGGCGGCCTTGAAGCCCGACAGGCTCGCCTCGACGGTGTAGGAGCCCGAGCGGAGGTTCGGCACCTCGAACAGGCCCTCGGCCGTGCTGACCACCTCGCGCCTCACGCCCGTCGCCTCGTCGGTGACGGTCACGGTCGCGCCAGGCACGACGCTGCCCTGCGCGTCGGTGACCGACCCGCGGATGGTGCCCAGCGTGGATTGCGCGAGCACACCCGACGACCACGCGACACAGGCGAGCACGGCCAGCACGACGAGCCAGATCGGCCGTCGCCGCGGCCGGGCGACAGGCAGGGACAGTGGGGCCATCACCGGTCTCCTCGGGAGGAACCGCTGCGCACTCCGCAACCCGCCACTCACGGACTACTGCTGAGTAAGCGGATACTTACCGTGAGGCGCATCCTATGCCCGATGAAGGCCATATGCAACTCCGCACGTCATCGGCCGCTCACGGCTGAGCGGAATGCGGTGACGAACTGCCAGGGAGAACAATCCCGCGCTCTCGTCGACCACGGCCTTGCCGCGTTCCGTGTTGCGACCGTGGACGATGACGTGGGCGCCCTGCGCGGCCAGGCGACGGGCGACCTCGTGACCGAGGCGGTCGGTCGACCCCGTGACGAGCACGATCCGGTGGTCGGGGCGTGGTGGTGCGGGCACTTGCGCCCGGGCAACTGTCGAAGCGGCGAGGACACACGCGGCAGCGGCCAGGACCATCGGTGTGGAGCGCATCCGCGAATCCACGTCACCACCCACTTCGCGCAGGCACGGGTGCGCCCGTCGTACCATCCGCGCATGCACGTCGCCACGCTGGTCACGGTCGTCGTCGGTGCCCTCCTGCTGATGCAGCCCGGGGCCACCCCCGGTCCGGCACGCCCGTCCGCGGTACGGTCGTTGCGCGGGCAGTCGCTTCACCCGCCCGATCCGCTGCCCAATCGCGCCGCGCTCGAGCGGGACCTCCAGCAAGCGCAGTCGGTGGCCAACACGAGCACGCCCGAGGCGATCATCTGGATCGGCCGTCGGCAGGCGTACCTGTGGCGCTACGAGGACGCCATCGCCACCTTCACCCGTGGCGCGCGCCTCCATCCCGACGACGCGCGGATCTACCGCCATCGGGGTCATCGCTACATCACGACACGCCAGTTCGCGCTTGCCCAGGAGGACCTCGAGCGAGCCGCCGCGCTGATCGCGGGGCGCCCCGACGAGGTCGAGCCGGATGGCGCCCCCAACGCCGCAGGGGTGCCGCGCAGCACCCTGCACTTCAACGTCTGGTACCACCTCGCGCTCGCCTACTACCTGCAGGCGCAGTACGAGCGGGCGGCCGACGCGTGGGCCCAGTGCCTGCGCGTGTCGAGGAACGACGACTCGGTGGTCGCCGCGAGCGACTGGCTGTGGATCTCCCTGATGCGGTTGGGCCGGCGCGGTGAAGCCGCGCAGGTGCTCGAGCGCATCACGCCGACCATGGAGATCCTCGAGAACGGCGCGTACCACCGCCGCCTGCTGATGTACGCGGGCCGCGAGCGTCCCGAGGCGCTGCTCGACGCCTCGACCGCCGACGCCACCACGCTGGCGACGCAGGGCTACGGTGTCGGCAACTACTACCTGGTCACGGGCGACACGCAGCGGGCCGTAGCGGTGTTCGAGCGGGTGGTGGCGGGCACGGGGTGGAACGCCTTCGGCTACATCGCCGCCGAGGCCGACCTGGTGCGCATGGGGCGGTGAACCACTCGAAGAGGGGCGCCCCGCTCCACGCGGATGACGTGCCCGGCCGAGCCGCTCCATCCAGTCGACGCGGTCGAGACCCGCATCGAAGCTGAGGATGCGGGCCGAAGGGCGACAGCCGAACCCGCCGCGGCGCTGACGGGCGCACGTCGGCCCATGCGGCCCGGCAACCCTACGGCAGCCTGGTGGCGAGCGCGTTGGTGCCCGCGGCCCAGCGCTGCCCCGCGGCATCCCAGTACATCGCGCGCTCGACGACCTGGGCCGGCGTGTCCCCCAGGCTTTCGATGATGGCGCCGAACCGCCGGTCCGCCGCGTCAGGGAACGCCGCGCGGACATCGACATTGAACTGGCTGTGACCGGCGACGGTGAACGTCTGCGCGGCGCTGCCGCGCACGAGCGCCGAGGCGCCCCTGATGCGCCTGGCCTGCACGCCTGTTCCGCTGCGGTCGAACTGTCCAAAGGGATAGATACGACCAAAGCACTGCAGATTGGGCCGTTGCGGCCACGCTAACCTCTGGCTCGCATATGTGACGGCCGGCTCACGGCTCATGGCTCGAGGCTAGAGATCGCTCCGGAACCGTCCTGAGTCCTGAGTCCCGAGCCGGTCGCCCACGACGTGCGCAACTCACGTGAGTCGTGGGCTCGAGCTCACGGCGGTCATCGGTCGCGCTCCGCGGCGGGGGCCATACAGAAAGGGACACCCCAGGATGAACACCCAGGCCATTCAGGAATTCGTTGCCAGGAACGCGGCCGATGCCGGCCTCAAGATCCTCACCGCGCTCGTCTTCTGGTTCGTCGGCCGCTGGCTGATCGGCCGGGTGGTGGCGGTGATCCGCGCGGTCATGGGCCGCAACGCCGTCGACCCGACGCTGACCACTTATCTCGGCTCGATGGTCGCGGTCATCCTCAACGTCACGCTGGTCCTCGGCATCCTCGGGTACTTCGGGATCGAGACCACGTCGTTTGCCGCATTGCTGGCTGGCGCCGGCCTCGCGATCGGCGCGGCCTGGAGCGGGATGCTCGGCAACTTCGCCGCCGGCGCGTTCATGCTCGTCCTCCACCCCTTCAAGGTGGGCGACTTCGTCACCGTCGGCGGCGTCACCGGGACGGTCAAGGAACTCGGCCTGTTCGGCACGACGGTCGTCACGCCCGACAACGTGATGACCATCGTCGGCAACGGCAAGATCTTCGCCGACACGATCTTCAACTTCTCGGCGTTGCCGGCGCGGCGCGTCGAGCGAACCGCGCAGCTGGCTGGCAGTGTCGACCCGCTCGATGCGGTCGCGCGCCTGCGGGCGGCCGTCGCGGCGATCCCGAACGTGGCCACCATCCCGGCACCAGAGGTCAACGTGCTGGACATCAACCTGGTGGGCCCGGTGATCTCCGTGCGTCCCTACACGCACACCAATCACTACTGGCAGGTGTACTTCGACACCAACGAGACCATCATTCGTGTGGCGCGCGACGCCGGATGGCCGGCGCCGACGCCGAGCCAGAACATCAGGCAGGTGTAGCTGGCCGCGGACTCACGGCAGTCCCGTGAGCTTGCGGCTCACCTCGCGCAACTGGCGGCGCGCCTCGGCGTCGGCGGCCTGCGCATGCGGCGTGCCGACCTTCTGTCCGACGAAGTAGCTGCCGCTCGGCGCGTCCGTGACGATGGCGTTCATCACGGCGTCGGCGCCTTCTGCCACGGTACTGCGCGGCGTCATCCCGCCCGACCGGACCATCGTCGTGTCCATGTAGGTGGCCGGGTGGAGCGACTGCACCACGATGCCCTTCGGCTTCAGCTCCGACGCGAGGTCGATGGTGAACATCACCTGCGCGAGCTTGCTCTGGCCGTACGCGCGGTTGCCGGAGTAGTTCTTCTCGATCATCACGTCGGCGAAGTCGATCGGCGCGGCGCTCAGTGAAGAGACGTTGACGATGCGCGGCGAGCGGCCCTTCTCGATGACCGGCAGCAGTCGGTAGGTGAGGAGATAGCCGGCCAGGTAATTCACCGCGAAGGTCGCTTCGTGACCGTCCTTGCTGAGCTGTCGCTCGCCTTCGCGGTTGAAGATGCCGGCGTTGTTCACCAGCAGGTCGAGGCGCGGGTAATCGCGCGTGATGTCGTCGGCCAGGCGCCGCACCTCGGCCAGCGAGGCGAAGTCGGCCTGGTAGAAGCGGGCCGAACCGGTGCCGGCGGCCGCGACCTCGTCGACCACGGCCTTGCCGCGTTCCGCGTTGCGACCGTGGACGATGACGTGGGCGCCCTGCGCGGCCAGGCGACGGGCGACCTCGCGACCGAGGCCGTCGGTCGACCCCGTGACGAGCACGATCCGCTGGTCGGGGCGTGGTGAGGCCGCGGGCGCAGCGGCAGGACGGGACGGAGCCTGGCCGAGGGCCAGCAGGACGACCAACAGCATGGGCAGCATGGCGCCATGATATGCCGGCGTCCTGGCCGGCCATGGACCGAGGCGGCGGTCAGGGGACGTCGGGCAGCCTGGTGGCCGGGAGGTTGGCACCGGCCCGCCAACGCGTCTCGGCGGTGTTCCAGTACAGGGCGCTCTCCACGAGCACGGGCACGCCGTTGGTCGAGGTCAGCTCCGTGCCATATGGCATGCTCCCGAGCTCGGGCACCATGGTCGGCAGCCACAAAGTGAAGCGCGAGCCGGGAGGGACCGTGTACTCCTGCTGCACGACCTGGCCGCTGCCGAAATAGCGGACGCGCACGACGGCCTCGCGCGCCGGGTCGGGATTGGCCACGAGGACGAAGTGCTCGGCGGCCCCGGTCAGGCTTCCGGCTCCCGTGGCCACGCCCCAGCGCAGCCCCGGGCTCGCCTGTCCTCCGGACGCGTGGGTTCCCGACCACGTCAGCGCGCTGCCCGGCCAGTACATCGCGCGTTCAGCCACCACCGGCAGATCGGAGGTGACCTCGAAACCCACGGCCGTGTCGTGCAGCGACTCGGCTTCGCCGTCGACGTGCAGGGTCAGGCGACTGCGCGCGGGCACCGTGTAGGTGCCGACCTCCGTGCGGCCATCGGGGAGCAACCAGGTTACGCGCACGGTGGCGGGCGAGAACTCCGGGTTGGCCAGGAGCAGGAACGTGTCGAAGTACGCGCCGGTGGCGCCCTCGGCGAAGTACCACCGCCGCGACGGCCACGGGGTTCCGGCGGCACCGTGGCCGTCCAGCCACGTGCCGGCGCGGTTCATGTACATCGA from Luteitalea sp. TBR-22 includes:
- a CDS encoding TonB-dependent receptor; amino-acid sequence: MAPLSLPVARPRRRPIWLVVLAVLACVAWSSGVLAQSTLGTIRGSVTDAQGSVVPGATVTVTDEATGVRREVVSTAEGLFEVPNLRSGSYTVEASLSGFKAARRTGIVLRAASVARADMQLEVGDLQDVVTVVAEGQNITVESPSIARGLDAQQLRDLPRNSRDIQDFLTLNPNVVGGFDAIQFLGGRTYGASYVQDGQPSSAGIFGELSNAAPGLDAVAEVQVLSNSYSAEFGGLAGVVVSTKRGSNQFHGTSFYDFNSNELNARTYAQALNGVSRDNPNADTHDHRFGASLGGPIIGNRTFFFGNYEGGRLKALGGGAQAIVPTDAMRGGDFSGTSFVIRDPQTGLPFLGNRIPADRLDPAALQIMRTFYPAPNQSTLGNGYGTYRQIVPLERTRDRADFRLDHELTSNDSLFGRFSWQRRDPDAFTFESTGGNGGGGLTNLGTLDRQSRAITVATGWTRTFSSSIVNEFRTGYSGDIRNRRSRYVAGEVGASLGIEVPTLAQAVPGFPQFIFAGANRPSDIRDQRQNTFRDVEQAAFSISNATTWLTGRHSLRFGGNYARNFATDGYSTGANESKGQYNFSGWATGNAFADFLLGLPNTVREQRNTRGDKPMDTVSNDWALFVQDDWKLTPQLTLFLGLRYEVVGVFVDRNDIFANFVLDDGGHHVVPNAAVAALLPPGAQALGRTLLADSVGVGSGLVNTDRNNVSPRVGFAYRIGRDARTVVRGGFGIFYPTGAAQGARDIMSRNPFRYSITRNRATLQHGFTTGTVSTSQGFGNQGLDINLESPDIYQYNLTLERELPGDLGLRVSYLGSTMRKLLVTREANSVQASPVPLGDIYEDPVAQARLPYPLYGTFLNMTTNAGEGQFNALQVEVNRRWRRGFALNAAYTLAGSDSNAPDSGNSTIGVIQYDPYDIEKDRGPDPNVVRHRFVLNSTWDIPVGHERRFGSSMPAWLDAVVGGWTVSSIMQARSGPNLTPFFVWGTDPIYPANTGVGLDGVGQFGESWRPDVVGNPNVGGSRERFFDVTAYRLPAPGSLGNAKKGSLRGPGTWIANFALYKDVFRSSGMQVEFTAMLDNAFNHPQFFVPGLGTGGFVDLTDYLLNGLEDNGTTAVLGADTVGNAEGFSAGRVIRLGLRFRF
- a CDS encoding SDR family NAD(P)-dependent oxidoreductase, with the translated sequence MPAPPRPDHRIVLVTGSTDRLGHEVARRLAAQGAHVIVHGRNTERGKAVVDESAGLFSLAVRHRIPLSRERPMTCGVAYGLHRA
- a CDS encoding tetratricopeptide repeat protein, with protein sequence MDDDVGALRGQATGDLVTEAVGRPRDEHDPVVGAWWCGHLRPGNCRSGEDTRGSGQDHRCGAHPRIHVTTHFAQARVRPSYHPRMHVATLVTVVVGALLLMQPGATPGPARPSAVRSLRGQSLHPPDPLPNRAALERDLQQAQSVANTSTPEAIIWIGRRQAYLWRYEDAIATFTRGARLHPDDARIYRHRGHRYITTRQFALAQEDLERAAALIAGRPDEVEPDGAPNAAGVPRSTLHFNVWYHLALAYYLQAQYERAADAWAQCLRVSRNDDSVVAASDWLWISLMRLGRRGEAAQVLERITPTMEILENGAYHRRLLMYAGRERPEALLDASTADATTLATQGYGVGNYYLVTGDTQRAVAVFERVVAGTGWNAFGYIAAEADLVRMGR
- a CDS encoding mechanosensitive ion channel family protein, with amino-acid sequence MNTQAIQEFVARNAADAGLKILTALVFWFVGRWLIGRVVAVIRAVMGRNAVDPTLTTYLGSMVAVILNVTLVLGILGYFGIETTSFAALLAGAGLAIGAAWSGMLGNFAAGAFMLVLHPFKVGDFVTVGGVTGTVKELGLFGTTVVTPDNVMTIVGNGKIFADTIFNFSALPARRVERTAQLAGSVDPLDAVARLRAAVAAIPNVATIPAPEVNVLDINLVGPVISVRPYTHTNHYWQVYFDTNETIIRVARDAGWPAPTPSQNIRQV
- a CDS encoding SDR family NAD(P)-dependent oxidoreductase, producing MLPMLLVVLLALGQAPSRPAAAPAASPRPDQRIVLVTGSTDGLGREVARRLAAQGAHVIVHGRNAERGKAVVDEVAAAGTGSARFYQADFASLAEVRRLADDITRDYPRLDLLVNNAGIFNREGERQLSKDGHEATFAVNYLAGYLLTYRLLPVIEKGRSPRIVNVSSLSAAPIDFADVMIEKNYSGNRAYGQSKLAQVMFTIDLASELKPKGIVVQSLHPATYMDTTMVRSGGMTPRSTVAEGADAVMNAIVTDAPSGSYFVGQKVGTPHAQAADAEARRQLREVSRKLTGLP